Genomic segment of Desulfurispira natronophila:
TGAAAGCGAGTGACTTCGTAGACAGCATAGGCCTCCATGAGCAATGCTGGTATTTTCCCCAGGGTGCTGGCAGCGATGAAAAGCAATAGCGGGACTTTGCCAATGGCGGCACCGAAAGTCGAAACCCAGGCAGGGGCAAAAGGCAGAAGCCTCAGGAGAAATATAAGATCAAAGGCTTCTCTGCCCCGTAAATTTACCAATCGTTGGGCACGCGGATAGTAATCAAGTATTCTTTGAGCTCTTCGCCGAAACCCTTTGCGGTAAAGAACAAAGGCAGCTATAGCTCCCAGCGACTCACCCAAAAATGAAATAAGGGTCCCTGCCCAGAGGCCAAAAACGACAATATTGGCGGCAGTGATAAGGAAGGTGGGGAATACGCCGACTATGGTGGCAAGGATATTGATG
This window contains:
- a CDS encoding TVP38/TMEM64 family protein → MVDLIADFLRQYGIYAAIISILINILATIVGVFPTFLITAANIVVFGLWAGTLISFLGESLGAIAAFVLYRKGFRRRAQRILDYYPRAQRLVNLRGREAFDLIFLLRLLPFAPAWVSTFGAAIGKVPLLLFIAASTLGKIPALLMEAYAVYEVTRFQWQGKTVLLILASLLAWDIWKRLRRQEKN